The genomic segment GAGCAAAGATCTCAGCGTTTCTACGTACAGACAAAGAGGCCACACCCAAGAGCCAGTCATgattacttcctgtttccacaATCCAGTGGTGCCTTCCTGAGTCTAGCGCAGTTGTGCTTACCACTTCAGCGCTCATGTGGAAGCGCTCTGGGTTGTCAGGGCAACAGCCAGACTGCTTTGAGTAATGGAGGGAAGTGAGATTGTCAGAAAGGATGAGGCATGGgtgtgctgtgtttggatctAAAGTTACAGGAGCTGAAAGACAGGAAGTTAAGAATAACATGTATATTAGGATTTGGGTCATGCAATTCTTCTctaataaaataatgatgaatACTCACTATAGTCAACATTGGAAAGTATTTTCTCCCAGACTCTGTATTTTAGGTTGGAGAGATGTTTGGACACATCAACTAGTAGTCCAGACATGTCAAAACCAAGCACCTTGCCATTACATCTGTAATAACGACAAATATCTTACATCAAGAAAACTCACACTGAATGCATGAAAATCGTGTTGTTTTGTTGCATATTTTTGTTAACATACCTGTCCTGAGTTACTTTAAaattctggaaaaaaacaaaaacaaacaaacaacatcaAGGTGGGAAgttttcaaatataaataaaacagtaaaaacatcaCCAACCTTCAATAAAACCATGTCATCTTCCTTCAGCTGTCTCTGGATGACAGAGATGGCCTCAGAGGCAGATAGCACCTCTGCTGAGATTTCTTTTATCTTAACTTTTACTGATGCtatcttctcctcttcctcttgtttCACAGCCGTTAATCTGGCTGACTCTTCGTGATAAAGAGCTTGATGTAGCTGCTCAAATTGGCTTTTGATCATCTTCTCTGTTTCCAGCCTCTGACTCTGAGAGGAGATCatcacaaaatgtgttttaacatATCTTTATGTTTCTCACATTTCTCTATTATATCGTCATGTTACCTTTATGTACTTGAACATGTCAACAGAGGTCCTGTGAATTCTTTCGAGACTTTTCAGTTTATCTTGCAAGTTTTTGAGAGATGTAGCAAGTTGGTCCTGGAAGTTAAGCAAATCTTATTTAGGAGCTATGGCATAGTTAGTTGTAATTTTTTTGATGTTTTAGGTATAGATACTTCTCTAAAGGTGTGGATCACATACAGGGCCGACTTGTGGAACTGCATTCTACCTTTATACCTTTGAGTCAATTCAGCTAGCATGCTTAATCGTCTTACCTTGCAGTCCAGCAGAGCCTCCTCTACAGGTAAACACTCATGCCTCTTATGCTGTCTGGAAGACTGACAAACCACACAGAGGGGCTGTTTGTCAACCAGACAGAAGAGTTTTAACTTTTCCCTGTGCTGGTTACACTTCATCTTGTCCTCAAGCTGCTCTGAATTCTGCCGCTTGACCTCCTGAAGAGCCTCACAGACATTTTTCAGAGCCAAATTAGATGGAGGATTGGTCTTGGGTCTTCTTTTCCTGCAAACTGGACATTGTCTTATTCCTGTGTCCCAGCAATGCTTCAAACAATTCCTGCAAAAGCTATGGCTACATGACAGCAAAACAGGGTCTTTAAAGATGTCACAGCACACTGGG from the Melanotaenia boesemani isolate fMelBoe1 chromosome 2, fMelBoe1.pri, whole genome shotgun sequence genome contains:
- the LOC121652729 gene encoding zinc-binding protein A33 codes for the protein MSLPEEDLTCPVCCDIFKDPVLLSCSHSFCRNCLKHCWDTGIRQCPVCRKRRPKTNPPSNLALKNVCEALQEVKRQNSEQLEDKMKCNQHREKLKLFCLVDKQPLCVVCQSSRQHKRHECLPVEEALLDCKDQLATSLKNLQDKLKSLERIHRTSVDMFKYIKSQRLETEKMIKSQFEQLHQALYHEESARLTAVKQEEEEKIASVKVKIKEISAEVLSASEAISVIQRQLKEDDMVLLKNFKVTQDRCNGKVLGFDMSGLLVDVSKHLSNLKYRVWEKILSNVDYTPVTLDPNTAHPCLILSDNLTSLHYSKQSGCCPDNPERFHMSAEVVSTTALDSGRHHWIVETGSNHDWLLGVASLSVRRNAEIFARPENGFWTLCFRDGEFRAMTSPPTPLTVSEMPKQVKVQLDYNKGMVSFIDPADNALIYSFRETFTEPLYPYFYTQSSQPLRILPEKVLIAMLRQ